The proteins below come from a single Ochotona princeps isolate mOchPri1 chromosome 13, mOchPri1.hap1, whole genome shotgun sequence genomic window:
- the ATAD1 gene encoding outer mitochondrial transmembrane helix translocase isoform X1: MLTVKMVHAEAFSRPLSRNEVVGLIFRLTIFGAVTYFTIKWMVDAIDPTRKQKVEAQKQAEKLMKQIGVKNVKLSEYEMSIAAHLVDPLNMHVTWSDIAGLDDVITDLKDTVILPIKKKHLFENSRLLQPPKGVLLYGPPGCGKTLIAKATAKEAGCRFINLQPSTLTDKWYGESQKLAAAVFSLAIKLQPSIIFIDEIDSFLRNRSSSDHEATAMMKAQFMSLWDGLDTDHSCQVIVMGATNRPQDLDSAIMRRMPTRFHINQPALKQREAILKLILKNENVDRHVDLLEVAQATDGFSGSDLKEMCRDAALLCVREYVNSTSEESHDEDEIRPVQQQDLHRAVEKMKKSKDAAFQNVLTHVCLD, from the exons GCCCCTTGAGTCGGAATGAAGTTGTTGGCTTAATTTTCCGCTTGACGATATTTGGTGCAGTGACGTACTTTACTATTAAGTGGATGGTAGATGCAATTGATCCGACGAGGAAGCAAAAAGTAGAGGCTCAGAAACAG gcAGAAAAATTAATGAAGCAGATTGGGGTGAAAAATGTGAAGCTTTCAGAATATGAAATGAGTATTGCTGCTCATCTAGTAGACCCTCTCAACATGCAT GTTACTTGGAGTGATATAGCAGGTCTAGATGATGTCATTACGGATCTGAAGGATACAGTCATCTTACCTATCAAAAAGAAGCATTTATTTGAGAACTCTAGACTTCTGCAGCCTCCAAAGG GTGTGCTTCTCTATGGCCCTCCGGGCTGTGGTAAAACGCTGATCGCCAAGGCCACAGCCAAAGAAGCAGGCTGCCGCTTCATTAACCTTCAGCCCTCAACCCTGACCGACAAGTGGTACGGAGAGTCTCAGAAGTTGGCGGCTGCTGTTTTCTCCCTTGCCATAAAGCTGCAGCCATCCATCATCTTTATAGACGAAATAG ACTCCTTTCTAAGAAACCGTTCCAGTTCTGACCATGAAGCTACAGCCATGATGAAAGCTCAGTTTATGAGTCTCTGGGATGGACTGGACACGGATCACAGCTGCCAG GTCATAGTGATGGGAGCTACTAACCGTCCTCAGGACCTTGATTCGGCTATAATGAGAAGAATGCCCACGAGATTTCATATCAACCAGCCT gCTCTTAAACAAAGAGAAGCAATTCTGAAACTtatcttgaaaaatgaaaat GTGGATAGACATGTAGACCTGTTAGAAGTTGCCCAGGCAACTGATGGGTTTTCAGGAAGTGACCTGAAAGAGATGTGTCGGGATGCCGCACTCCTCTGTGTCAGGGAATATGTTAATTCCACATCAGAAGAAAG CCATGATGAAGATGAAATCCGGCCTGTGCAACAGCAGGACCTGCATCGGGCAGTTGAGAAGATGAAGAAATCAAAGGATGCGGCGTTTCAGAATGTTTTAACACATGTCTGTTTGGATTAA
- the ATAD1 gene encoding outer mitochondrial transmembrane helix translocase isoform X2 — protein MVHAEAFSRPLSRNEVVGLIFRLTIFGAVTYFTIKWMVDAIDPTRKQKVEAQKQAEKLMKQIGVKNVKLSEYEMSIAAHLVDPLNMHVTWSDIAGLDDVITDLKDTVILPIKKKHLFENSRLLQPPKGVLLYGPPGCGKTLIAKATAKEAGCRFINLQPSTLTDKWYGESQKLAAAVFSLAIKLQPSIIFIDEIDSFLRNRSSSDHEATAMMKAQFMSLWDGLDTDHSCQVIVMGATNRPQDLDSAIMRRMPTRFHINQPALKQREAILKLILKNENVDRHVDLLEVAQATDGFSGSDLKEMCRDAALLCVREYVNSTSEESHDEDEIRPVQQQDLHRAVEKMKKSKDAAFQNVLTHVCLD, from the exons GCCCCTTGAGTCGGAATGAAGTTGTTGGCTTAATTTTCCGCTTGACGATATTTGGTGCAGTGACGTACTTTACTATTAAGTGGATGGTAGATGCAATTGATCCGACGAGGAAGCAAAAAGTAGAGGCTCAGAAACAG gcAGAAAAATTAATGAAGCAGATTGGGGTGAAAAATGTGAAGCTTTCAGAATATGAAATGAGTATTGCTGCTCATCTAGTAGACCCTCTCAACATGCAT GTTACTTGGAGTGATATAGCAGGTCTAGATGATGTCATTACGGATCTGAAGGATACAGTCATCTTACCTATCAAAAAGAAGCATTTATTTGAGAACTCTAGACTTCTGCAGCCTCCAAAGG GTGTGCTTCTCTATGGCCCTCCGGGCTGTGGTAAAACGCTGATCGCCAAGGCCACAGCCAAAGAAGCAGGCTGCCGCTTCATTAACCTTCAGCCCTCAACCCTGACCGACAAGTGGTACGGAGAGTCTCAGAAGTTGGCGGCTGCTGTTTTCTCCCTTGCCATAAAGCTGCAGCCATCCATCATCTTTATAGACGAAATAG ACTCCTTTCTAAGAAACCGTTCCAGTTCTGACCATGAAGCTACAGCCATGATGAAAGCTCAGTTTATGAGTCTCTGGGATGGACTGGACACGGATCACAGCTGCCAG GTCATAGTGATGGGAGCTACTAACCGTCCTCAGGACCTTGATTCGGCTATAATGAGAAGAATGCCCACGAGATTTCATATCAACCAGCCT gCTCTTAAACAAAGAGAAGCAATTCTGAAACTtatcttgaaaaatgaaaat GTGGATAGACATGTAGACCTGTTAGAAGTTGCCCAGGCAACTGATGGGTTTTCAGGAAGTGACCTGAAAGAGATGTGTCGGGATGCCGCACTCCTCTGTGTCAGGGAATATGTTAATTCCACATCAGAAGAAAG CCATGATGAAGATGAAATCCGGCCTGTGCAACAGCAGGACCTGCATCGGGCAGTTGAGAAGATGAAGAAATCAAAGGATGCGGCGTTTCAGAATGTTTTAACACATGTCTGTTTGGATTAA